The Gossypium hirsutum isolate 1008001.06 unplaced genomic scaffold, Gossypium_hirsutum_v2.1 scaffold_991, whole genome shotgun sequence genome contains the following window.
TGCTCAAGTCGATGACACATAGTCCAAGAGcaaaatttcaatgcaatttttttcttttcaccatACCTTTTATCTACCAGTTGCGTAATCATCAAGGATGGGGAGGTTATAGCCTCCGGTAGAAATCGAACCACTGAGACACGAAATGTAAATAAATCTTGCCCTTTCTTTCATTAGTTTGACGTTTAATTACAATCCATTCGATTCTCAGCCGGCGCCGTTCAGGCAAAACTCACTCTCTCCACTCGATTCTCAGCCGGCAGCCGCTACAACCCATCCCTCACAGCCTCTTTCCGTCGCTCAACTCAACCCTTGCAATCGGCAGTCAGTCGCGCAACTCGCAAGCAGTGCAATCGGTAGTCAGTCGCGCGGCTCGCAAGCAGTGCAATCGATAGTCAGTTGCGCAGCTCGCAAGCAGCAAGCTCGTCGCCGCCGTCTCACACCCTGAGGTTTCTGCAAATTTATCAATAGGTTCATTTGAAATCTGTTGCttgtttaaatttcataatacAGATCGTTGAATTTATTCTGCTGGAAAAATGCACCCTCCTCTGACTTTACACAGGCATCCTATGTGTGCTGAAGTAAGTACAAACTTGGTGTTGAATCTAATATTTTTAGCTGTTGGATTGGAAGGAAAGTTTGGTTCTTGTTAAATTAATCATATGACTTTATCTTTTGGCAAATCATCGAGGAATTCCAAAAGTGTCATTTAGAGCATCCAATAACTAAATTCTTCGGTGAATGTACAGAATTAAAGATAAAGCTCGATCGCTGTTTCCGACAGGAAGTGAGTTATTCTCAGCTCTAGGGGGAAATTCAGTTTTTAGTATCATTGTCGTGACTCTGTTTGAAACACGAAGTTTTTATTTGGCAGAAAGCTTTGAAGAGGAAGGCCAATTTTGAA
Protein-coding sequences here:
- the LOC121203451 gene encoding COX assembly mitochondrial protein 2 homolog — translated: MHPPLTLHRHPMCAEIIEEFQKCHLEHPITKFFGECTELKIKLDRCFRQEKALKRKANFEQSKKLKERLQALRKETAENDS